In Amphiprion ocellaris isolate individual 3 ecotype Okinawa chromosome 3, ASM2253959v1, whole genome shotgun sequence, one genomic interval encodes:
- the isl2a gene encoding insulin gene enhancer protein isl-2a produces the protein MAPSLPEPTEVQVCRRHWSMIFVFSPPLRAGIQVYHPAGTRRSPLPLLFPICRLALGCFSCMVDILLNTSFLDDMGDHSKKKSGIAMCVGCGSQIHDQYILRVSPDLEWHAACLKCAECSQYLDETCTCFVRDGKTYCKRDYARLFGIKCAKCNMGFCSSDLVMRARDNVYHMECFRCSVCSRHLLPGDEFSLQDDELLCRADHGLLVERASAGSPLSPGNIHSRPLHISDPVSVRHPPHHRNHVHKQSEKTTRVRTVLNEKQLHTLRTCYNANPRPDALMKEQLVEMTGLSPRVIRVWFQNKRCKDKKRSILMKQLQQQQPSDKTNLQGLTGTPLVAGSPIRHDNTVQGNPVEVQTYQPPWKTLSDFALQTDLDQPAFQQLVSFSESGSLGNSSGSDVTSLSSQLPDTPNSMVPSPVDT, from the exons ATGGCACCCTCTCTCCCCGAACCCACAGAGGTCCAGGTCTGCAGACGTCACTGGTCGATGATCTTTGTTTTCTCCCCACCTCTCCGAGCAGGAATACAAGTTTATCATCCAGCAGGGACGAGACGCTCTCCTCTGCCGCTCCTCTTCCCCATCTGTCGGCTTGCACTCGGCTGCTTCTCCTGTATGGTGGATATCCTGCTCAACACTTCTTTCTTGGATGATATGGGGGATCATTCCAAAA AGAAGTCGGGAATCGCAATGTGTGTGGGCTGTGGAAGTCAGATACACGACCAGTACATCCTGAGAGTCTCCCCGGACCTGGAGTGGCATGCAGCCTGCCTCAAGTGCGCGGAGTGTAGCCAGTATCTGGACGAGACCTGCACTTGCTTCGTCCGGGACGGAAAGACTTACTGTAAAAGAGATTACGCAAG GTTATTTGGCATCAAATGCGCAAAGTGTAACATGGGCTTCTGCAGCAGCGACCTGGTGATGAGAGCCCGGGACAACGTGTATCACATGGAATGTTTTCGGTGCTCGGTGTGCAGCCGGCACCTCCTGCCGGGGGACGAGTTCTCCCTGCAGGACGACGAGCTGCTGTGCCGGGCGGACCACGGCTTGCTGGTGGAGAGGGCCTCTGCAGGGAGCCCGCTGAGCCCCGGGAACATCCACAGCAGACCTCTGCACATCTCAG ACCCAGTTTCGGTCCGGCACCCACCTCATCATCGCAACCACGTTCACAAACAGTCCGAGAAGACCACCAGAGTCCGGACGGTGCTGAACGAGAAGCAGCTCCACACCCTGCGGACCTGCTACAACGCCAACCCCAGGCCGGACGCCCTGATGAAGGAGCAGCTGGTGGAGATGACCGGCCTGAGCCCCAGAGTGATCCGCGTCTGGTTCCAGAACAAGCGCTGCAAGGACAAGAAGAGGTCCATCCTGAtgaagcagctccagcagcagcaacccAGCGACAaaact AATCTGCAGGGCCTCACAGGAACACCTCTGGTGGCAGGCAGTCCCATCCGGCACGACAACACCGTGCAGGGGAATCCTGTGGAGGTGCAAACCTACCAGCCTCCGTGGAAAACCCTCAGCGACTTCGCCCTGCAGACCGACCTGGACCAGCCTGCCTTCCAGCAACTG